A stretch of Gemmatimonas aurantiaca T-27 DNA encodes these proteins:
- a CDS encoding YaeQ family protein yields MALTSTMYSLRIELAHVDRGVYESLDFRMAMHPSESPEYFVARLLAYCLEYAEGIGFSRGVSDPDDPTISVRDLTGTITTWIEIGLPDAARLHKASKAAPRVAVYTHRDPTVWLRQIAGERIHKVDQIAGHVFDRELIDELVARLDRRMTLDVSVTDGTLFINHNGTTITGQVTPMSLVPA; encoded by the coding sequence ATGGCCTTAACCTCCACCATGTATTCGCTGCGCATCGAGCTCGCTCACGTCGATCGCGGTGTGTACGAGTCGCTCGATTTCCGGATGGCCATGCACCCCTCGGAATCGCCCGAGTATTTCGTGGCGCGTCTGTTGGCGTACTGTCTCGAGTACGCCGAGGGCATTGGGTTCTCGCGTGGCGTGTCGGACCCGGATGATCCGACCATCAGCGTGCGCGATCTCACGGGAACCATCACCACGTGGATCGAGATTGGGCTGCCCGATGCGGCGCGTCTGCACAAGGCCAGCAAGGCCGCGCCACGGGTGGCGGTGTACACACACCGCGATCCCACGGTGTGGCTCAGGCAGATTGCTGGCGAGCGCATTCACAAGGTCGACCAGATTGCCGGGCATGTGTTCGATCGCGAGCTGATCGACGAGCTCGTTGCGCGACTCGACCGGCGCATGACACTCGACGTGTCGGTCACTGATGGTACGTTGTTCATCAACCACAATGGCACGACCATTACGGGACAGGTCACCCCGATGTCCCTCGTGCCGGCCTGA
- a CDS encoding NAD(P)-dependent oxidoreductase, giving the protein MSIAVFGASGRLGQAFIHQATEAEFALRLHYRAKPSEQVPQESTVVVGSLNDPTAVREVLRGAEAAVVFLGHKKDARVPFCANATRVIIDTMKTLDQSRLLVVTGAMIGESQVGLSLGMRLLARGVRYMAAEGIMEDRDEQERLVRSSHLDGWTVIKPPRLTDGSRPVPVKAGPDRTVGLLSSISRTSLAEWIVQELKAPQYPQQAVYVAE; this is encoded by the coding sequence ATGAGCATTGCCGTCTTCGGGGCGTCCGGTCGTCTGGGCCAGGCCTTCATCCACCAGGCCACCGAGGCCGAGTTCGCACTGCGGCTGCACTATCGTGCCAAGCCCTCCGAACAGGTCCCGCAGGAAAGCACCGTGGTCGTGGGTTCGCTGAACGATCCGACGGCGGTGCGCGAAGTGTTGCGGGGTGCCGAAGCGGCGGTGGTGTTTCTGGGGCACAAGAAGGACGCCCGCGTGCCGTTCTGTGCGAACGCCACCAGGGTCATCATCGACACCATGAAGACGCTCGATCAGTCACGGCTGCTGGTCGTGACCGGTGCCATGATTGGTGAATCCCAGGTGGGCCTGTCGCTCGGCATGCGTCTGCTGGCGCGTGGGGTACGCTACATGGCTGCCGAGGGCATCATGGAAGATCGTGATGAACAGGAGCGTCTCGTGCGCAGCAGCCATCTCGATGGCTGGACCGTCATCAAGCCGCCGCGCCTCACCGATGGCAGCCGGCCCGTTCCCGTGAAGGCCGGCCCCGATCGTACCGTTGGCTTGCTGAGCAGCATCTCCCGCACATCGCTCGCCGAGTGGATCGTGCAGGAACTCAAGGCTCCGCAGTATCCGCAACAGGCCGTGTACGTCGCTGAGTGA
- a CDS encoding DEAD/DEAH box helicase yields the protein MTMTFSSLQLHPSLQQGLKELGFARPTPIQGEAIPPALEGRDVLACAMTGSGKTYAFLLPILHQLMSKPRGNTRALVLTPTRELAAQILESLQDVTTHTPLTGAAVFGGVGMGPQEHAFRSGVDVIVATPGRLLDHFRQPYAKLDQLEYLVLDEADRMLDMGFLPEIKKILRHLPNRKRQTLFFSATMPPPIAALTQEMLNKPVTLNLQRQAAPAKGITQAVYPVSQELKSALLVALLKRGDMPQALVFTRTKHRANRLASQLVTAGIKAERIHGNRSQSQRTQALAGFKDGSYQVLVATDIAARGIDVEALGHVVNFDVPVAAEDYIHRVGRTARAEATGEAFTFVSPEEEGELKLIERAIKRALPRVTVPDFDYHAKPTQKLEVPIAERIAEIRKKKAEDRARAAAKVARRTAAQESEAARKSAKDAKPSSGGASSGSRRRGPASGGGTGGAAGGGAAGGSGAPRGPARGPSKGPARGASRGPSRGPARGGDSPYK from the coding sequence ATGACCATGACTTTCAGTTCGTTGCAACTCCATCCGAGCCTCCAGCAGGGCCTCAAGGAACTCGGTTTCGCACGACCCACGCCCATTCAGGGCGAGGCCATTCCACCGGCCCTCGAAGGCCGCGACGTACTCGCCTGCGCCATGACCGGCAGCGGCAAGACGTACGCGTTTTTGTTGCCCATTCTGCATCAGCTCATGAGCAAGCCGCGCGGCAACACGCGCGCGTTGGTCCTTACGCCCACGCGTGAGCTGGCCGCTCAGATTCTCGAAAGCCTCCAGGACGTCACCACGCACACCCCGCTCACCGGTGCCGCCGTTTTTGGCGGCGTGGGCATGGGTCCGCAGGAACACGCGTTCCGCAGCGGCGTGGATGTCATCGTCGCCACGCCGGGCCGCTTGCTCGATCACTTCCGTCAGCCGTACGCGAAGCTCGATCAGCTCGAATATCTCGTGCTCGACGAAGCCGATCGCATGCTCGACATGGGCTTCCTGCCCGAGATCAAGAAGATCCTGCGCCATCTGCCCAACCGGAAACGGCAGACGTTGTTCTTCAGCGCCACCATGCCGCCGCCAATCGCGGCGTTGACGCAGGAGATGCTGAACAAGCCCGTCACGCTCAACCTGCAGCGGCAGGCGGCGCCGGCGAAGGGTATCACGCAGGCCGTGTACCCCGTGTCGCAGGAACTCAAGAGCGCGCTGCTCGTGGCGCTGCTCAAGCGCGGTGATATGCCCCAAGCGTTGGTGTTCACACGCACCAAACATCGCGCCAATCGCCTGGCCAGCCAGCTCGTTACCGCCGGTATCAAGGCCGAGCGTATTCACGGCAATCGCTCGCAGTCGCAACGCACGCAGGCGCTGGCCGGCTTCAAGGACGGTTCGTATCAGGTGCTGGTGGCCACCGATATCGCGGCGCGTGGTATCGACGTGGAAGCGCTGGGCCATGTGGTCAACTTCGATGTGCCGGTGGCCGCGGAGGACTACATCCATCGTGTCGGCCGCACTGCGCGTGCCGAAGCCACTGGTGAAGCGTTCACGTTCGTGAGCCCGGAAGAAGAGGGCGAACTCAAGCTCATCGAGCGCGCCATCAAGCGGGCGTTGCCGCGTGTGACGGTGCCCGACTTCGACTATCACGCGAAGCCGACACAGAAGCTCGAAGTGCCCATCGCCGAACGCATCGCCGAGATTCGCAAGAAAAAGGCGGAAGATCGGGCACGTGCAGCAGCCAAGGTCGCTCGGCGTACCGCAGCGCAGGAATCGGAAGCCGCCCGGAAGTCGGCCAAGGATGCGAAGCCGTCGTCCGGTGGCGCGTCGTCTGGCAGCCGTCGTCGCGGACCTGCCAGCGGTGGTGGAACGGGTGGCGCAGCCGGTGGTGGAGCGGCTGGTGGCAGCGGGGCACCCCGCGGACCCGCGCGTGGTCCGTCCAAGGGACCTGCCCGCGGTGCTTCGCGTGGCCCGTCACGCGGTCCCGCCCGCGGCGGCGATTCGCCGTACAAGTGA
- a CDS encoding sulfite oxidase, producing MTSNATGPTTGALHVVREHPLCAETPATQLPQPLTPAPSVYVRSNFDTPVFDATHRITVGGAVDAPLSFPVSDLDAMPQHAVVMTLECAGNGRLGMNPVPPGEPWGFGAVSTTVWSGVPLSMILERAGVRDGAVEVLASAADHGPRGDANGEGNPADVRFQRSMPLHVAMHPDTLVATHMAGAPLTEPHGAPVRLIVPGWYGMASVKWLASLELLTEPFTGYFQRKRYVYDTGEHIEPVTTARVKSMITAPVHGSHYEREVTVRGWAWSGTDVITRVEVGIDTGSGETWRDAELGTAASRYAWTPFLLPLVLPPAATGEATRAVTLRTRATDASGAVQPEQIIWNRLGYGNNAIRACTIHVVS from the coding sequence ATGACCAGCAACGCCACCGGCCCGACAACTGGCGCCTTGCATGTCGTACGCGAACATCCGCTGTGCGCGGAAACGCCCGCCACGCAGTTGCCGCAGCCGCTCACGCCAGCACCCAGCGTGTATGTGCGCAGCAACTTCGACACGCCGGTGTTCGATGCCACGCATCGCATCACGGTGGGTGGTGCGGTGGATGCACCGTTGTCGTTTCCGGTGTCCGACCTCGATGCCATGCCTCAGCATGCGGTGGTCATGACCCTGGAGTGTGCGGGCAACGGCCGTTTGGGCATGAACCCCGTGCCGCCGGGTGAGCCCTGGGGGTTTGGGGCCGTGAGCACCACCGTGTGGTCGGGTGTCCCGCTCAGCATGATTCTCGAACGTGCCGGTGTGCGTGATGGCGCGGTGGAAGTGCTGGCCAGCGCCGCCGATCATGGGCCGCGCGGTGATGCCAACGGTGAAGGCAACCCGGCCGACGTGCGCTTTCAGCGCTCGATGCCACTGCATGTTGCCATGCACCCCGATACGCTGGTGGCTACGCATATGGCCGGTGCGCCACTCACGGAACCACACGGCGCGCCGGTGCGCCTGATCGTGCCGGGATGGTACGGCATGGCCAGCGTGAAGTGGCTGGCGTCGCTCGAACTGCTCACGGAACCCTTCACGGGCTACTTCCAGCGAAAGCGGTACGTGTACGACACCGGTGAACACATCGAGCCGGTGACCACGGCGCGGGTGAAGTCCATGATCACGGCACCGGTGCATGGCAGTCACTACGAGCGCGAGGTGACGGTACGTGGGTGGGCCTGGTCGGGCACCGATGTCATCACGCGTGTGGAAGTGGGAATCGACACGGGCAGCGGTGAGACGTGGCGCGACGCCGAGCTCGGGACAGCCGCCTCGCGCTACGCGTGGACTCCGTTTTTGCTGCCACTCGTCTTGCCACCCGCAGCGACTGGTGAGGCCACCCGCGCGGTCACTCTACGCACCCGCGCCACCGATGCCTCCGGGGCGGTACAGCCCGAGCAGATCATCTGGAACCGATTGGGCTACGGCAACAACGCCATCCGGGCCTGCACCATTCACGTGGTGTCGTAA
- a CDS encoding formate--tetrahydrofolate ligase, producing MTPSASRVPSDIEIAQSATMRPIRDVAMDLGLGADDIDPYGRYKAKLPMSVTSAPPRGRLVLVTAISPTPAGEGKSTVSVGLSQAFRRLGHNAILCMREPSLGPVFGVKGGAAGGGYSQVLPMDDINLHFTGDFHAISSTHALLAAMLDNHLYHGNALGLDPKRISWPRTIDMNDRALRQAIIGVGAGNGMMREERWVIIPASEIMAIVALASDAEDLERRLGNIVVGTTGGKDKRPVRARDLNATGAMTLLLKDALRPNLVQTLEGGPAILHCGPFGNIAHGCNSLVATRAGLALGDIVVTEAGFGSDLGAEKFFDIKCRFGGLNPEAAVLVTTVRSLKMQGGLPKNALDVEDLGALERGLPHVAHHVRNVQQFGVPVVVALNRRLSDTDAELQMVADYVATLGVRVALANVWAEGGAGGEELAREVLAELAEGTAAFRPLYDTARPIREKITTVAQRVYGADGVDFSAAAEKSIDWLEANGMADTPVCMAKTQYSLTDDPSRLGVPTGFRVTVNEVYGSSGAGFVVAKCGDIMTMPGLAKVPAAEGMRLRPDGTIEGLS from the coding sequence ATGACGCCTTCCGCATCCCGCGTTCCTTCCGATATCGAGATCGCCCAGTCAGCCACCATGCGCCCCATTCGCGATGTGGCCATGGATCTTGGACTCGGTGCCGATGACATCGATCCGTATGGCCGCTACAAGGCCAAGCTGCCGATGTCGGTCACCTCGGCACCACCCCGTGGACGTCTCGTGCTGGTCACGGCGATCAGCCCCACGCCGGCTGGTGAGGGCAAGAGCACGGTGAGCGTGGGATTGTCGCAGGCATTCCGACGGCTGGGACACAACGCGATCCTGTGCATGCGCGAGCCAAGCCTGGGGCCGGTGTTCGGTGTGAAAGGCGGCGCGGCGGGTGGCGGCTATTCGCAGGTCCTGCCGATGGACGACATCAACCTGCATTTCACCGGCGACTTTCACGCCATCTCCAGCACGCATGCGCTGCTCGCGGCGATGCTGGACAATCATCTCTATCACGGCAATGCACTGGGACTCGATCCCAAACGCATCTCCTGGCCGCGCACCATCGACATGAATGACCGCGCGCTGCGTCAGGCCATCATTGGTGTGGGCGCGGGCAATGGCATGATGCGCGAAGAGCGCTGGGTGATCATTCCGGCCAGCGAGATCATGGCCATCGTGGCGCTGGCATCGGACGCTGAAGACCTCGAACGTCGACTCGGCAACATCGTGGTGGGCACCACCGGTGGGAAAGACAAACGTCCGGTACGCGCGCGCGATCTCAATGCCACCGGTGCGATGACGTTGCTGCTGAAGGACGCACTGCGGCCCAATCTCGTGCAGACGCTGGAAGGTGGTCCGGCCATTCTGCACTGCGGACCGTTCGGCAATATCGCGCACGGGTGCAATTCACTGGTGGCCACTCGGGCCGGACTCGCGCTCGGTGATATCGTGGTGACCGAAGCGGGCTTTGGCAGCGATCTTGGCGCCGAGAAGTTCTTCGATATCAAATGCCGCTTTGGTGGGCTCAATCCGGAAGCGGCGGTGCTGGTGACCACCGTGCGTTCGCTCAAGATGCAGGGCGGGCTGCCGAAAAACGCGCTGGATGTGGAAGACCTTGGTGCACTCGAACGCGGGCTACCACACGTGGCACATCATGTGCGCAATGTGCAGCAGTTCGGAGTGCCGGTCGTGGTGGCACTCAATCGCCGACTCAGCGATACCGATGCCGAGTTGCAGATGGTGGCCGACTATGTTGCCACTCTCGGCGTGCGTGTGGCTTTGGCCAATGTGTGGGCCGAAGGTGGTGCCGGTGGCGAAGAGCTGGCCCGCGAAGTGCTGGCCGAGTTGGCGGAAGGCACGGCGGCATTTCGTCCGTTGTATGACACTGCACGGCCTATTCGCGAGAAGATCACGACAGTGGCGCAACGGGTGTATGGCGCCGATGGCGTGGACTTTTCGGCCGCAGCCGAGAAATCGATCGACTGGCTGGAAGCCAATGGGATGGCCGATACTCCGGTGTGTATGGCCAAGACCCAGTATTCACTCACCGATGACCCTTCGCGGCTTGGTGTGCCGACCGGATTCCGCGTCACGGTGAACGAAGTCTACGGCTCGTCGGGAGCAGGCTTCGTGGTCGCGAAATGCGGCGACATCATGACCATGCCCGGCCTGGCCAAAGTACCCGCTGCCGAAGGCATGCGACTGCGCCCCGACGGTACGATCGAAGGCCTGTCCTAA
- a CDS encoding patatin-like phospholipase family protein — protein MPRFLRTRRFPNTMRYVIAAAAFAVAVSGCAVVHRPPTTIAKLQQDAVALGERDQVMRDSIIARLVRRAERRGDRTLDLLLLSGGGQNGAFGTGFLRGWHARTDNPMPRFDLVSGISTGALQAPYALLGTKASLDTVTALYARAATTIAPTLNWWFWLRRNGGLVNTSRFERTIASAIDGRFRTELRNAFAEDRQLVFATTDFDLGVGQLWSLGDEIANDSTGLVRSQMLLRAATAIPGIFPPVVVDGHVHADGGVVESVLATLTFADYQQLGRQLAARGLNDVTVRLWVVMNLWSHPEPRIIAPASRRQISNRTTLLLLYLHQSASLSALADLSRAVSAGVPGLKLEFKLAALPSSESMSPGAQKLFEQKFMQRLDSIGYAKATGATPWDSIPSAYRRPEPPVR, from the coding sequence ATGCCGCGCTTTCTGCGCACCCGGCGTTTCCCGAATACGATGCGATATGTGATCGCTGCCGCAGCCTTCGCGGTGGCTGTCAGCGGCTGCGCGGTGGTGCATCGTCCGCCCACGACCATCGCCAAGCTGCAGCAGGATGCGGTGGCGCTGGGCGAACGCGATCAGGTGATGCGGGATTCCATCATCGCGCGCCTCGTGCGACGGGCGGAACGTCGTGGTGATCGGACCCTCGATCTGTTGCTGCTGTCGGGTGGTGGGCAGAACGGGGCATTTGGCACCGGGTTCCTCCGTGGCTGGCATGCGCGCACCGACAACCCGATGCCGCGGTTCGACCTGGTGTCGGGCATCAGCACCGGAGCGCTGCAGGCCCCGTATGCGTTGCTGGGCACCAAGGCCTCGCTCGATACCGTGACAGCGTTGTACGCCCGCGCGGCCACCACCATCGCGCCCACGCTCAACTGGTGGTTCTGGCTGCGCCGGAATGGCGGGTTGGTGAACACCTCGCGCTTCGAACGCACCATCGCCAGCGCTATCGACGGCCGATTCCGCACCGAGCTGCGGAATGCGTTCGCTGAAGACCGACAGTTGGTGTTTGCCACCACCGACTTCGATCTCGGTGTGGGGCAGCTCTGGTCGTTGGGAGACGAGATCGCCAATGACAGCACCGGCCTCGTGCGTTCGCAGATGTTGCTGCGCGCGGCCACGGCCATTCCCGGCATCTTCCCGCCGGTGGTGGTGGATGGTCATGTGCATGCCGACGGTGGCGTGGTGGAGAGTGTGCTCGCCACGCTCACCTTTGCCGACTATCAGCAACTCGGTCGCCAGCTGGCGGCGCGTGGGCTGAACGATGTGACCGTGCGCCTCTGGGTGGTCATGAACCTGTGGTCACATCCGGAACCGCGCATCATTGCCCCGGCCAGTCGTCGGCAGATCAGCAACCGCACCACGCTTTTGCTGCTGTACCTGCATCAGTCGGCGTCGCTGTCGGCATTGGCCGATCTCTCGCGCGCCGTGAGCGCTGGTGTGCCGGGTCTCAAGCTCGAGTTCAAGCTGGCTGCGCTGCCGTCGAGTGAATCAATGAGCCCGGGCGCACAAAAGCTGTTCGAGCAGAAGTTCATGCAGCGTCTCGATTCCATCGGGTATGCCAAGGCCACCGGCGCCACGCCGTGGGACAGCATCCCGAGTGCCTACCGTCGTCCCGAACCACCGGTGCGTTGA
- a CDS encoding YigZ family protein, which translates to MTDSARYPVPATRHRIEQVIDRSRFLCTIERVRTTEDAQAFIKEMNAEFPDATHNCWAYVVGTPGSTDRIGMSDDGEPHGTAGRPMLTVLSHCGIGEIAAVVTRYYGGIKLGTGGLVKAYGGAVQEALATLATVERVDTVTVTFAVGYGQIGAVQQLLPTVDAELLEQQFETDAQFTVRLPRSQYPLLTTAIQNLMRGSAVFHLTESTP; encoded by the coding sequence GTGACTGACAGCGCGCGATATCCGGTGCCGGCCACTCGGCACCGGATCGAACAAGTGATCGATCGCAGTCGGTTTTTGTGCACCATTGAACGGGTGCGCACCACCGAAGATGCGCAGGCGTTCATCAAGGAAATGAATGCCGAATTCCCTGACGCCACGCACAATTGCTGGGCCTATGTCGTGGGAACTCCCGGCAGCACCGATCGCATCGGCATGAGCGATGACGGTGAACCACACGGCACCGCCGGCCGACCAATGCTCACCGTGTTGTCACACTGCGGAATCGGCGAAATCGCCGCCGTCGTCACGCGGTACTATGGCGGGATCAAGCTCGGCACCGGTGGCCTGGTGAAGGCGTACGGTGGCGCCGTGCAGGAAGCTCTGGCAACGCTTGCCACGGTGGAACGGGTCGACACGGTGACGGTGACCTTTGCCGTGGGCTACGGCCAGATCGGAGCAGTACAGCAGTTGTTGCCAACGGTTGATGCCGAGCTTCTCGAACAACAATTCGAAACCGACGCCCAATTCACCGTTCGTCTGCCCCGCTCCCAATACCCACTACTCACCACCGCCATCCAAAACCTCATGCGAGGATCCGCGGTGTTTCATCTCACCGAAAGCACTCCCTAA
- a CDS encoding branched-chain amino acid transaminase: protein MSRISETQWIWRDGQFVPWADATIHVLSHSVQFGSSAFEGVRCYNTPKGPAIFRLREHLERLLHSCKIYRMDVKYTIDELIAASRELVVRNNVESCYIRPMVVRGYGTAGMVPIGSPIEVYLPCWPWGAYLGDEALDAGVDACVSSWQRVQPNTIPAMAKIAGNYLSGQLIKMEALANGYAEGIALSPSGMVGEGSGQNVFVVSNGTLLTGPLDGSILGGITRASIIQIAQDLGIPTKEFHIPREMLYMADEVFFTGTAAELTPVRSIDKIQIGAGKVGPITKQLQQQYLGIAKGTVEDRHGWLTHCK, encoded by the coding sequence ATGAGCCGCATCTCCGAGACGCAGTGGATTTGGCGCGACGGCCAGTTTGTACCCTGGGCCGACGCCACGATTCACGTGCTGAGCCATTCCGTGCAGTTCGGGTCGTCCGCCTTCGAGGGCGTCCGCTGTTACAACACGCCCAAAGGTCCGGCGATCTTCCGCCTGCGTGAGCACCTCGAGCGTCTGCTCCACTCCTGCAAGATCTATCGCATGGATGTGAAGTACACGATCGACGAACTCATCGCCGCGTCACGTGAACTGGTGGTGCGCAACAACGTCGAGTCGTGTTACATCCGCCCCATGGTCGTGCGTGGGTACGGCACGGCCGGCATGGTGCCGATCGGTTCGCCCATCGAGGTGTACCTCCCCTGCTGGCCCTGGGGCGCGTACCTCGGCGACGAAGCCCTCGACGCTGGTGTGGATGCCTGCGTGTCCAGTTGGCAGCGTGTGCAGCCGAACACCATCCCCGCGATGGCCAAGATCGCCGGCAACTACCTCAGCGGTCAGCTCATCAAGATGGAGGCGCTTGCCAACGGCTACGCCGAAGGCATCGCACTCTCACCCAGCGGCATGGTGGGTGAAGGCTCGGGTCAGAACGTGTTCGTGGTGTCCAACGGCACGCTGCTCACCGGCCCGCTCGATGGCTCCATCCTCGGCGGCATCACGCGCGCCTCGATCATCCAGATCGCCCAGGACCTCGGCATTCCGACCAAGGAATTCCATATCCCGCGCGAGATGCTGTACATGGCCGATGAAGTGTTCTTCACCGGCACGGCCGCCGAGCTCACGCCGGTGCGCAGCATCGACAAGATCCAGATCGGCGCTGGCAAGGTGGGTCCGATCACGAAGCAGTTGCAGCAGCAGTACCTGGGAATCGCGAAGGGGACGGTCGAAGATCGTCACGGGTGGCTGACACACTGCAAGTGA
- a CDS encoding SDR family oxidoreductase yields MDLGLKGKIALVCGGSRGIAYAAAEEFAREGCTVVICARDAEALTAATAKLEALGVPVLAIEADLATEAGITKVVDTTKARFGRVDILICNTGGPQTGPAMGQDWAAWQKATELLLRSVVELTRAFVPGMRERGWGRVVAITSLAVKRPQASLVLSNSLRAAVTGYLRTLADEVAKDGVTVNSVLPGFTATERLDSLAAATSSRTGQSRESVFAGWESETPVGRLGRPDELGAVIAFLCSARAGFVTGQAILVDGGAVKSLL; encoded by the coding sequence ATGGATCTCGGACTGAAAGGCAAGATCGCGTTGGTGTGCGGCGGCAGTCGCGGTATCGCCTATGCGGCGGCCGAAGAGTTTGCGCGCGAAGGCTGCACCGTGGTCATCTGCGCACGCGACGCGGAGGCCCTCACGGCGGCCACCGCCAAGCTCGAGGCACTGGGCGTACCGGTGCTGGCCATCGAAGCCGACCTGGCCACCGAAGCCGGTATCACGAAAGTGGTCGACACCACCAAGGCCCGTTTCGGCCGCGTCGACATCCTGATCTGCAACACCGGCGGGCCGCAGACCGGACCCGCCATGGGCCAGGATTGGGCCGCCTGGCAGAAGGCCACCGAGCTGCTGTTGCGCAGCGTGGTGGAGCTCACGCGGGCCTTTGTCCCGGGCATGCGGGAACGTGGATGGGGACGGGTCGTGGCAATCACGTCACTGGCCGTGAAACGTCCGCAGGCGTCGCTGGTGCTGAGCAACAGTTTGCGTGCCGCCGTAACCGGCTATCTGCGCACACTGGCCGACGAAGTGGCCAAGGATGGCGTGACGGTGAATTCGGTGTTACCCGGCTTCACGGCCACCGAACGTCTCGACTCGCTCGCCGCTGCCACGTCGTCACGCACAGGGCAAAGCCGTGAGTCGGTATTTGCCGGCTGGGAATCCGAAACGCCGGTGGGTCGTCTCGGACGCCCCGATGAGCTTGGAGCTGTGATAGCTTTCCTCTGTTCTGCGCGAGCAGGGTTCGTGACTGGGCAGGCCATCTTGGTGGATGGCGGCGCCGTGAAGTCGCTGCTCTGA
- a CDS encoding cupin domain-containing protein, whose protein sequence is MTEVRKIAWDDIEVEEMSSHIGRRLIYTKSQMLAHVYLKEGAVVPAHDHHNEQFTYIVSGWLRFWIGEHADNPGDTYVDVRGGEVLVIPSMVRHRAIAMADTLDVDIFNPPRQDWIDKDDSYLRGDK, encoded by the coding sequence ATGACCGAAGTTCGCAAGATCGCCTGGGACGATATCGAAGTCGAAGAGATGTCGTCGCACATCGGGCGTCGCCTCATTTACACGAAGTCGCAGATGCTCGCGCACGTGTATCTCAAGGAAGGCGCGGTCGTGCCGGCGCACGATCATCACAACGAGCAGTTCACGTATATCGTCTCCGGCTGGCTGCGCTTCTGGATCGGTGAACATGCCGACAACCCGGGCGACACGTATGTGGACGTACGCGGCGGTGAAGTGCTGGTGATCCCGAGCATGGTGCGTCATCGCGCCATCGCCATGGCCGACACACTCGACGTGGACATCTTCAATCCGCCGCGTCAGGACTGGATCGACAAGGACGACAGCTACCTTCGCGGAGACAAGTGA